A genomic segment from Candidatus Brocadia sinica JPN1 encodes:
- a CDS encoding SBBP repeat-containing protein gives MRNASFSLTCGKFNTFGYMTVLLLTMSFSKTLFAGQMGADKPSQAEVIQKTKKLQIPFIANMGQTDERVEFYANTFGGTVFVTKDGEIVYSLPGRDEGQETRFCGLRSGVRKTGYGPQVNGNVIQPKSKIFDLFLISCFDPIPKIVSQNADYTFSQSKIQTPKSEIRGLALKETLIGGKVNKIKGEGKAITKVNYFKRKDASRWKTNISTYEVINLGEVYKGIDLKLRAYGNNVEKLFYVKPGASPDQIKISLSGINSSNPLSLKGDTGGLKVNEDGELVVETELGPVKFTKPVAYQEIDGKRVDVAVEYRIQHTEANLSNPKSEVQNPQSEYGFKVASYDKTKELIIDPLLASTYLGESQWDSVHSIAIDSDGNIYVTGSTASLNFPITLGVYDTSFNGTGDVFISKLNWNLTSILASTFLGGSRSDSASSITIDSSGDIYVAGYTWSSDFPTTPGTYDSSYNNSGYYDIFVSKLKGDLSSLLASTYLGGSAYNYGNAIAIDPSGNVYVTGGTLSSDFPISTDAYDTSFDGGSDIFISKFNSGLTTLLASTYLGGSSNESAYSMTIDLDGNIYVAGDTQSSDFPTSTTAYDTSFNGSNDVFIAKLSRDLTRLLASTYLGSSSGDTAHSITMTSGKSNNVYVTGLAGSADFPITTDTYDTSFNGNGDVFVSRLSDDLTTLLASTFLGGSSSDYANAIAIDSSGNVYVTGLTESSNFPTTLDASFGAYDIFFNGSADAFVSKFSGNLANLIASTFLGGYSEEQSFAIAMNSGDNVYVTGSTASMNFPTTIDAYDTSHSYEGLDAFISFFDSNLSASPPNVITGFASNVTYDSALLNGTVNANGLAATSWYEYGTTSGSYSSTSSTQTVSGLSDTSVSINISGLSALTIYYYRIVAQSSTGITYGSENNFKTAILPTPTPSPTPCEVANIVTSPKTLKLGREETGKITVLVTCADGSPVVNTVTATVKSGKKRISVTPLSQDTDTNGEAVFTITATQKAGKTKVEFESAGLKTIVTVKVKNK, from the coding sequence ATGAGAAACGCATCTTTTAGTCTTACATGCGGCAAGTTTAACACCTTTGGATACATGACAGTTCTTTTGCTCACAATGTCTTTCTCGAAAACCCTTTTTGCTGGACAGATGGGTGCAGACAAACCATCACAGGCAGAGGTTATTCAAAAGACCAAAAAACTCCAGATACCTTTCATAGCCAATATGGGACAGACCGATGAAAGAGTGGAGTTTTATGCCAACACATTTGGTGGAACAGTTTTTGTAACGAAAGACGGGGAGATCGTCTATTCATTACCGGGAAGGGACGAAGGGCAAGAAACAAGATTCTGTGGTCTGAGATCAGGAGTCAGGAAAACGGGTTATGGACCTCAAGTAAATGGTAACGTCATCCAACCTAAATCCAAAATTTTCGACTTGTTCTTAATTTCATGTTTTGATCCGATACCCAAAATTGTTTCTCAAAATGCTGATTACACATTTTCGCAATCTAAAATCCAGACTCCGAAATCTGAAATAAGAGGACTTGCCCTTAAAGAAACACTCATCGGCGGCAAGGTCAACAAAATCAAAGGCGAAGGAAAGGCCATAACGAAGGTAAACTATTTCAAAAGGAAAGACGCATCAAGGTGGAAGACCAATATCTCAACATATGAGGTGATAAATCTTGGTGAGGTTTATAAGGGAATAGACTTAAAATTGAGGGCTTATGGGAATAACGTAGAAAAACTCTTTTATGTGAAGCCAGGAGCAAGCCCTGATCAGATAAAGATCAGTCTGAGTGGCATAAATTCCTCCAACCCCCTTTCTCTAAAGGGAGACACAGGGGGATTAAAGGTAAACGAAGACGGAGAACTTGTGGTAGAAACAGAGCTTGGGCCTGTAAAATTTACAAAACCTGTGGCTTATCAGGAGATTGATGGAAAGAGGGTGGATGTGGCTGTTGAATATCGAATTCAGCATACAGAAGCAAACCTCTCAAACCCGAAATCCGAAGTCCAAAATCCGCAATCAGAATACGGTTTCAAGGTAGCCTCCTACGACAAAACAAAGGAACTCATCATCGACCCCCTCCTTGCATCTACATATTTAGGTGAGTCTCAATGGGATAGTGTTCATTCTATAGCCATTGACTCGGATGGGAATATTTATGTAACTGGTTCAACTGCGTCATTAAACTTTCCAATAACTCTAGGTGTTTATGATACTTCTTTTAACGGTACGGGTGATGTTTTTATATCAAAGTTAAACTGGAATTTAACAAGCATCCTTGCATCTACATTTTTGGGTGGTTCTCGATCGGATAGTGCTTCTTCTATCACCATTGATTCCAGCGGGGATATCTATGTGGCTGGTTACACATGGTCATCAGATTTCCCGACAACCCCCGGCACTTATGATAGTTCTTACAATAATAGCGGTTATTACGACATCTTTGTATCAAAACTTAAAGGCGATTTAAGCAGCCTGCTTGCATCTACCTATTTGGGAGGTTCTGCCTATAATTATGGCAATGCCATAGCGATAGATCCAAGTGGAAATGTCTATGTGACTGGCGGAACTTTATCATCGGATTTTCCAATATCTACAGATGCCTATGATACTTCTTTTGATGGCGGTAGTGATATTTTTATATCGAAATTTAATAGCGGTTTAACAACTCTGCTTGCATCCACATATTTGGGGGGATCGTCCAATGAGTCTGCTTATTCTATGACCATAGATTTAGATGGGAATATATATGTAGCTGGTGATACTCAGTCATCAGACTTTCCAACATCTACGACCGCTTATGATACTTCTTTCAATGGCAGTAATGATGTTTTTATAGCAAAGCTAAGCAGAGATTTAACAAGATTGCTTGCATCTACTTATCTAGGAAGTTCTTCAGGTGATACTGCTCATTCTATAACAATGACGTCAGGGAAAAGTAACAACGTCTATGTAACAGGTTTAGCAGGGTCAGCAGATTTTCCAATAACTACGGATACTTATGATACTTCTTTTAACGGTAATGGTGATGTCTTTGTATCGAGACTAAGTGATGATTTAACAACCCTGCTTGCATCCACATTTTTAGGCGGTTCTTCAAGTGATTATGCCAATGCTATAGCCATAGATTCAAGTGGAAATGTCTATGTGACTGGTTTAACTGAGTCATCAAATTTTCCAACGACCCTTGATGCTTCCTTTGGCGCTTATGATATTTTTTTTAATGGTAGTGCAGATGCTTTTGTATCAAAGTTTAGCGGAAATTTGGCAAACCTCATTGCATCCACATTTTTGGGCGGATACAGCGAGGAACAGAGTTTTGCCATAGCTATGAATTCAGGTGATAATGTTTATGTGACTGGTTCGACAGCTTCAATGAACTTTCCAACAACAATAGATGCTTATGATACTTCTCATAGTTATGAGGGTCTTGATGCATTTATATCATTTTTTGATAGTAATCTTTCTGCCTCACCACCCAATGTTATAACGGGGTTTGCTTCAAATGTAACATATGATTCTGCTTTATTGAATGGGACAGTTAATGCTAATGGACTGGCAGCAACATCATGGTATGAATACGGCACTACTAGTGGATCATATAGTAGTACTTCATCTACACAAACGGTCAGTGGATTGAGTGATACATCTGTAAGTATCAATATAAGTGGATTGTCTGCTCTAACCATTTATTATTACAGGATAGTTGCTCAGAGCAGTACAGGAATCACGTATGGAAGCGAAAACAACTTTAAAACAGCTATATTACCCACACCGACTCCGTCGCCAACACCTTGTGAGGTTGCAAATATCGTGACATCTCCAAAGACGCTGAAACTCGGGAGGGAAGAAACCGGTAAAATAACAGTGTTAGTAACATGTGCTGACGGTTCACCAGTTGTTAATACAGTAACCGCCACGGTTAAGTCAGGTAAGAAGCGTATATCGGTTACACCGTTAAGTCAAGATACAGACACAAACGGTGAAGCCGTGTTTACGATTACAGCCACACAGAAAGCTGGTAAGACAAAGGTCGAATTTGAATCTGCTGGCTTGAAGACGATAGTGACCGTGAAGGTTAAAAATAAATAA
- a CDS encoding DUF5677 domain-containing protein codes for MSRIDENGFLEGSICNWIADHKNRHATVFTTIRKLNRECHRFLSGRAVDVTSELHTTTAVLFARLMELFQGMFIAVEHGMMSVSSVVFRAYLEAYFCLMAIHKDPTFLKEYLDQLHISRKGLVNRIRNSSSSSLDALRETLDDTLARDISETIKEQNIKPLKIEDVARRADCHDVYATAYAILSGAVHTTAWDLESYLDYDETKKAIQGFKYGPSDANSAKFLCLAGMVMAEALKTISSIFNEDRAQLCAGFTSQFQAALGEMPA; via the coding sequence ATGAGCAGAATCGATGAAAACGGTTTCCTCGAAGGCAGCATCTGTAACTGGATTGCAGATCATAAGAATCGGCACGCTACGGTGTTTACAACTATCCGCAAGCTAAACCGGGAATGCCATCGATTTCTGAGCGGCCGGGCTGTTGACGTTACGAGCGAATTGCACACAACCACAGCTGTGCTGTTTGCGCGCCTGATGGAGTTGTTCCAAGGAATGTTTATCGCCGTTGAACACGGTATGATGTCGGTCAGTAGCGTTGTGTTCCGAGCCTATCTCGAAGCCTATTTCTGCCTTATGGCCATTCACAAGGACCCCACATTCCTCAAGGAATACTTAGACCAGCTTCACATCTCTCGAAAGGGGTTGGTCAATCGTATACGTAATTCAAGCAGCTCAAGTCTTGATGCACTTCGAGAAACGCTGGATGATACCCTCGCTCGGGACATCAGTGAAACGATAAAAGAGCAGAATATCAAGCCGCTAAAGATTGAGGATGTTGCACGCCGGGCTGATTGTCACGATGTCTACGCGACCGCATACGCGATCTTGAGTGGTGCAGTCCATACAACAGCCTGGGATTTGGAATCCTACCTCGACTACGATGAAACAAAAAAAGCAATCCAAGGGTTCAAGTATGGCCCTTCAGACGCCAATTCGGCGAAATTTCTCTGTCTTGCTGGCATGGTTATGGCTGAAGCTCTCAAAACAATCTCGTCTATTTTTAACGAGGATCGGGCTCAATTATGTGCAGGGTTCACGAGTCAATTCCAGGCTGCTCTGGGGGAGATGCCTGCATAG
- a CDS encoding IS4 family transposase produces the protein MDPFCKQQKIPTFHELFSPVQNIFHSVPPLESKGNRPLQMNFEQQLKALIYYHLQEHSSGRDLLQELQEDDFARTEIAPPDGIKKSSFFEAINHRGIEQLLFIFTKLQADATKVLPQEYEHLGELVSIDGSFIDAVLSMHWADYRKGAKKAKAHLGFNLNHSIPSKIYLTDGKGDERPFVNKILSPGQTGIMDRYYQCHKDFDLWQTEGKHFVCRIKENTNKSVIKTNPLKPGSIVFYDALVLLGTPQVNQTEKPVRLIGYWIDAKEYWVATDRHDLTAEDIASLYKLRWNIEIFFGWWKRHLKVYHLIARSQHGLMVQILAGLITYLLLAIYCHNNFKEKVSIKRVRELRIKINNEARNLNFSPFGNYNFKEHAKNYDHAKT, from the coding sequence ATTGATCCGTTTTGCAAACAGCAAAAAATTCCCACGTTTCATGAACTGTTTAGTCCTGTACAGAATATTTTTCATTCGGTGCCACCTCTTGAATCAAAAGGAAACAGGCCGTTGCAGATGAATTTCGAACAACAACTCAAAGCACTTATTTATTACCATCTCCAAGAACATTCCTCAGGCAGAGATCTCCTTCAGGAACTCCAAGAGGATGATTTTGCCAGAACCGAAATAGCGCCTCCCGACGGTATCAAAAAGAGCAGCTTTTTCGAGGCCATCAACCACAGAGGCATCGAGCAACTCCTCTTTATTTTCACGAAACTTCAAGCCGATGCCACAAAGGTGCTCCCCCAGGAATATGAACATCTGGGGGAACTCGTCAGTATTGATGGTTCATTCATTGACGCAGTCCTTTCCATGCATTGGGCAGATTACCGAAAGGGGGCAAAAAAAGCAAAAGCCCACCTTGGTTTTAATCTTAACCATTCTATTCCATCAAAAATTTACCTTACCGATGGTAAAGGTGACGAACGCCCTTTCGTAAACAAAATACTCTCCCCTGGTCAGACGGGAATCATGGACCGTTATTATCAGTGCCATAAAGACTTTGACCTATGGCAGACAGAAGGAAAGCATTTTGTCTGCCGTATCAAAGAGAATACAAATAAATCCGTTATAAAAACCAATCCTCTCAAGCCAGGGAGCATAGTCTTTTATGATGCCCTTGTCCTGCTTGGAACACCCCAGGTGAATCAGACAGAAAAACCTGTTCGCCTTATCGGGTATTGGATAGACGCTAAAGAGTATTGGGTTGCAACTGACCGCCATGACCTTACTGCTGAAGATATCGCTTCTCTTTACAAGCTTCGCTGGAATATTGAAATATTCTTTGGTTGGTGGAAGCGCCACCTCAAGGTCTATCATCTTATCGCACGATCACAGCACGGATTAATGGTTCAAATACTTGCAGGGTTAATTACCTATCTTCTACTTGCTATTTACTGTCACAATAATTTCAAAGAAAAAGTTTCTATCAAAAGAGTCAGAGAGTTGAGAATCAAAATAAATAATGAAGCCAGAAACTTAAACTTTTCTCCTTTTGGCAACTACAATTTCAAAGAACATGCTAAAAATTATGACCACGCAAAAACTTAA
- a CDS encoding HEPN domain-containing protein translates to MIEKNKRINIHEEIERAAKALDAANLLHDNGFFNDAVSRLYYFLLHSIKALLLTKGLEPKSHEGALRLFSLHFVKEGIFEPKASHIFSKLMKYREEADYNPSYVFTRDDFFEFKREAGEMSDKIRKFFSIVRLEICVKQKTINFLRKRYFLLDFLK, encoded by the coding sequence GTGATAGAAAAAAATAAAAGAATAAACATCCATGAAGAAATTGAACGGGCAGCCAAAGCACTGGATGCTGCTAATCTTCTTCACGATAATGGTTTTTTCAATGACGCCGTTTCCAGACTATACTATTTTCTTCTTCACAGCATCAAGGCATTGCTTTTAACAAAAGGACTCGAACCCAAGAGCCACGAAGGGGCGCTCCGGCTTTTTAGTCTTCATTTTGTAAAGGAGGGCATTTTTGAGCCAAAGGCTTCACACATATTTTCAAAACTCATGAAATACCGGGAAGAGGCTGACTATAATCCATCATACGTATTTACCAGGGATGATTTTTTTGAATTTAAAAGGGAGGCAGGTGAAATGTCTGATAAAATACGGAAATTTTTCAGCATTGTCCGGTTAGAAATTTGCGTAAAACAAAAGACAATAAATTTTTTAAGAAAGAGGTATTTTTTGCTTGACTTTTTGAAATAG
- a CDS encoding nucleotidyltransferase domain-containing protein has product MLIELKDNLKGFLGNRLERMVLFGSRARGDYEDESDIDIAIIVHGLTRELKNQILDAVAEIELKYLQPISAIVLSKEEFDRLKGQERRIALDIEREGIPL; this is encoded by the coding sequence ATGTTAATCGAACTAAAAGATAACCTGAAAGGATTTTTAGGCAATCGTTTAGAGAGAATGGTCCTTTTTGGATCAAGGGCAAGGGGAGATTATGAAGACGAGTCCGACATCGATATTGCGATCATAGTCCATGGACTGACAAGGGAACTCAAGAATCAAATCCTTGATGCCGTGGCTGAAATAGAACTCAAATATCTCCAACCAATATCCGCTATAGTACTTTCAAAGGAAGAGTTTGACCGTCTTAAAGGGCAAGAAAGACGTATTGCGCTTGATATCGAAAGAGAGGGGATACCGCTGTGA